One segment of Candidatus Bathyarchaeota archaeon DNA contains the following:
- a CDS encoding corrinoid protein: protein MSGVEILERFKNSIVELNLDQTLEATREALSCGLSPYDLMEAMRAASNIVGEKFESCEYFISELVIAGSIMKAVTDLIKPHLSKKEVKYRGKVVIGSAPGDLHDIGKNLVAVSLIGAGFEVVDLGIDVSPERFIQAVKDEQPNILGISALTSTTMMRIGEVIEALKLASMRGRVKVILGGAPLTEDFAKNVGADAYAKDVVQGVRICEGWVSEVFSKNA, encoded by the coding sequence ATGAGTGGTGTGGAGATTCTTGAGAGATTTAAGAATTCAATAGTTGAGTTGAATCTAGATCAGACTCTGGAAGCTACGAGGGAAGCGTTGAGTTGCGGTTTATCTCCATACGATTTGATGGAGGCTATGAGGGCTGCGAGCAACATTGTTGGCGAGAAGTTTGAGTCCTGTGAATACTTCATAAGTGAGCTCGTGATCGCTGGTTCGATTATGAAGGCTGTGACAGACCTTATCAAACCCCACCTCTCAAAGAAAGAAGTGAAGTATAGGGGGAAGGTTGTGATTGGCAGTGCCCCAGGTGACTTGCATGATATAGGTAAGAATCTTGTCGCTGTCAGCCTTATCGGCGCAGGATTTGAGGTTGTCGACTTGGGTATAGATGTCTCTCCAGAAAGGTTCATTCAGGCAGTGAAGGATGAGCAGCCGAACATTTTAGGGATCTCCGCTTTGACGAGTACAACCATGATGAGGATCGGGGAGGTTATTGAAGCTTTGAAGTTGGCCTCTATGCGTGGGAGGGTGAAAGTCATATTGGGCGGTGCACCTTTGACGGAGGATTTTGCCAAGAATGTTGGGGCAGACGCCTATGCTAAGGATGTTGTTCAAGGTGTGAGGATATGTGAGGGCTGGGTCTCTGAAGTTTTCTCCAAGAACGCTTAA
- a CDS encoding zinc ribbon domain-containing protein → MPTCPKCGKANPKRAKFCYDCGSPMHLPPIETPPAQPTGQVATPSIQIPKPAPTVRVITPPRMAPPIQPLQGRTVTMRVPSMGTCSYHRDLPATYICSRCSRQICKACGRFYYNMVFCPQCYGMSVPQPRYW, encoded by the coding sequence TTGCCGACTTGCCCAAAATGCGGTAAAGCAAACCCAAAACGGGCGAAGTTCTGTTACGACTGTGGTAGTCCGATGCATCTACCCCCTATTGAAACCCCACCGGCACAGCCGACAGGCCAAGTCGCTACCCCATCCATCCAGATCCCTAAGCCTGCACCGACCGTCAGGGTCATCACCCCACCCAGAATGGCGCCCCCTATTCAACCACTCCAAGGAAGAACTGTAACTATGAGGGTGCCGTCAATGGGCACATGCAGTTACCACAGAGATCTCCCTGCAACATATATATGTAGCAGGTGTAGCCGCCAGATATGCAAGGCTTGCGGCAGATTCTACTACAACATGGTCTTCTGCCCGCAATGCTATGGGATGTCGGTTCCGCAACCCCGTTACTGGTGA
- a CDS encoding ThiF family adenylyltransferase, with amino-acid sequence MKVTAKIPSVKKIEFEVTPKITVDKLKRLICERLGLEPDLTKILLDGKPLKENTPLSKYKRRFLNFEVDYLWSRQLILWDTKGQAALNRSKVLIAGAGAVGNEVAKNLAMLGVGRLIIVDYDTVEVSNLSRMIFFSKEDSGKPKSTVLAEALHRKYPHIEVTAIQGRLEKIPLRTFLESDIILSSLDNFASRAFLTSICRRYMVPMVDAGVMGYQCRVQSYIPPNDPCLACPIPPNQYGRMLGLRNPCDAPVEDAKVPSLSTSISLVASLQSHEAVKIILGYRTYLEEGRWPEVTGEPMRGIWIADVKHNKYSIVKLSRNKECVICGEHGEARDTVMRLDVPLKIFESTSQDRVFKKILPDFEEMHIFKLSRLGMTPIGEVKPLKKELRRGDYLRVTFKRRAGEYNEAIIKLI; translated from the coding sequence TTGAAGGTCACAGCGAAAATTCCATCCGTGAAGAAGATAGAGTTTGAAGTCACCCCCAAAATAACGGTTGATAAGCTGAAGAGGCTTATATGTGAAAGGTTAGGTCTCGAACCTGACCTTACGAAGATTCTTCTTGACGGTAAACCGTTAAAGGAGAATACTCCGCTATCGAAGTATAAAAGAAGGTTCTTGAATTTTGAAGTTGACTATTTATGGTCTAGACAACTCATCCTCTGGGATACTAAGGGCCAAGCTGCCTTGAACAGATCTAAAGTTTTGATCGCTGGGGCTGGAGCGGTGGGAAATGAGGTTGCAAAGAATCTTGCCATGCTCGGAGTTGGAAGACTGATCATAGTCGACTATGATACTGTTGAAGTATCGAACCTGAGTAGGATGATATTCTTTAGTAAGGAAGATTCTGGAAAACCAAAATCTACTGTTCTTGCGGAGGCTTTGCATCGGAAATACCCTCACATAGAAGTCACAGCTATTCAAGGTCGACTTGAAAAAATTCCTCTCAGAACATTTTTGGAGTCAGATATAATTTTGAGTTCTCTAGACAACTTCGCATCCAGAGCCTTTTTAACATCAATCTGCCGAAGGTATATGGTCCCTATGGTAGACGCAGGTGTGATGGGATACCAGTGCAGAGTCCAATCATATATCCCTCCGAACGACCCATGCTTGGCATGTCCTATACCTCCAAACCAATATGGCAGGATGCTTGGACTTAGAAATCCATGCGATGCACCTGTTGAGGATGCTAAGGTTCCTTCCCTATCAACCTCCATATCTTTAGTAGCCTCGCTGCAGAGTCATGAAGCAGTCAAAATTATTCTAGGTTACAGGACATATCTTGAAGAGGGGAGGTGGCCTGAGGTTACAGGTGAACCTATGAGGGGAATATGGATAGCTGACGTTAAACATAACAAATACTCCATAGTCAAACTCTCAAGGAATAAAGAATGTGTCATCTGTGGTGAGCACGGTGAAGCAAGAGACACCGTTATGAGGCTTGATGTTCCCTTGAAGATCTTCGAATCGACCAGTCAAGACAGAGTCTTCAAGAAAATACTTCCTGACTTTGAAGAGATGCATATATTCAAACTTTCAAGATTGGGGATGACCCCCATAGGTGAAGTCAAGCCTCTGAAGAAAGAATTGAGGAGGGGAGATTATTTACGAGTTACTTTTAAAAGAAGGGCCGGTGAATATAATGAGGCTATCATCAAACTGATTTAG
- a CDS encoding zinc ribbon domain-containing protein, producing MVKQCSSCGAANRDDATFCSSCGASFAAPAVKPVPSVKVVRPAVPSVPYRVPPPGMCYYHPNLPAQYICSRCGRAICRDDARFYGDLVLCPQCYAGIVPVTVPTYPTAYPTGYPTAYPAQYPAPPPTPTMPMGAPIGPPPAIPGPPPGMVPVPFLPPRPSALWGFILSLVAGIVTIIAGAAATAILYANLALVPAWLAPYWLAFLGVGLLLGLVVILGSFLIRLGYTTLGGIIAFVFSLANIYLALLIMVPTTYVYLPIAAGIVALVLGMVGGILGILGK from the coding sequence TTGGTTAAGCAATGTTCAAGCTGTGGAGCAGCCAACAGAGACGATGCAACATTCTGCTCAAGCTGTGGAGCATCATTCGCCGCTCCTGCAGTGAAACCTGTCCCGTCAGTGAAGGTTGTCCGTCCTGCAGTACCATCTGTCCCATACAGGGTTCCACCCCCAGGGATGTGTTACTACCATCCGAATCTTCCGGCCCAATACATATGCAGTAGGTGTGGGAGGGCTATATGCAGAGATGATGCGCGATTCTATGGCGACTTGGTCTTATGTCCCCAATGCTATGCTGGAATAGTTCCTGTAACAGTCCCAACATATCCGACTGCATACCCAACAGGTTATCCAACAGCCTATCCGGCGCAGTATCCGGCACCGCCACCAACACCGACTATGCCTATGGGTGCACCAATCGGTCCGCCGCCAGCTATTCCAGGACCACCGCCTGGAATGGTTCCAGTCCCATTCCTGCCACCTAGGCCAAGTGCCCTATGGGGCTTCATCCTATCATTGGTAGCTGGAATAGTTACTATAATAGCCGGTGCGGCAGCCACTGCGATCCTATATGCAAACCTGGCACTGGTCCCAGCATGGTTAGCGCCATACTGGCTGGCTTTCCTAGGAGTCGGCCTGTTGCTAGGTCTAGTTGTGATTCTCGGATCATTCCTGATACGTCTCGGATATACAACGCTTGGAGGCATCATTGCATTTGTATTCTCTCTTGCTAACATCTACCTGGCACTGCTCATAATGGTGCCTACGACATATGTCTATCTACCAATCGCAGCAGGTATAGTTGCACTGGTACTTGGAATGGTCGGTGGAATACTAGGCATACTTGGAAAATAA
- a CDS encoding NAD(P)/FAD-dependent oxidoreductase, with protein MIGFYTCDVLVVGAGPTGSTVATILAKKGFKTILCEEHNMVGRPCHCTGKLSVHAFREFNLPRDSILNSVRAAKLYSPGGVELNVRKDRVDSYIIDRELFDSRLSDLACYSGADLFLRTRAYDVEKRFEGHIILKAKKDGAPVRFKSRLVIDAEGATPVLPGKFGLRPVNDLLLGIQYEISGVQVESPDSVELYFGRMFAPGFFAWIVPLSECTARIGLCIRRSMATSPLNQYIDRFVRMLIDRGRLRDFKVEKVLAGVEPAGPYMAPSYADNIMVVGDSAGHVKPTSGGGIYFGLKAAKIAGETAIKCLDKMNMSKRHLRIYEDEWVRAFGRELKVTLLIRRILNSLTDDEVDRLIRKMSEWDIKRIIERYGDTAYQSRVIGQIIPHFLKRSLGNLDDISLLARIVAEGFLALIT; from the coding sequence TTGATAGGATTCTACACATGCGACGTTCTGGTTGTTGGAGCTGGCCCCACTGGATCTACGGTCGCCACCATATTAGCTAAGAAAGGCTTCAAGACAATTCTTTGTGAAGAACACAACATGGTTGGGAGGCCATGCCACTGCACTGGGAAATTGAGTGTTCACGCTTTCAGAGAGTTCAATCTACCTAGAGACTCCATATTGAACTCTGTCAGGGCAGCTAAACTTTATTCACCTGGAGGGGTTGAGTTAAATGTAAGGAAAGATCGTGTAGATTCGTATATTATTGATAGGGAATTATTCGACTCCAGATTGTCAGACTTAGCCTGCTATTCTGGTGCTGACCTATTTCTTAGAACAAGAGCCTATGATGTGGAGAAGAGGTTTGAAGGTCACATTATTTTGAAGGCTAAAAAGGATGGGGCGCCTGTAAGGTTCAAGTCTAGACTTGTAATAGACGCTGAGGGGGCTACACCAGTCTTACCTGGAAAGTTTGGCCTACGGCCCGTGAATGATTTACTTCTAGGAATCCAGTACGAGATTTCTGGGGTTCAGGTAGAATCTCCTGATTCAGTGGAACTCTATTTCGGCAGAATGTTTGCTCCAGGATTCTTTGCATGGATCGTACCTTTGTCGGAGTGTACGGCAAGGATTGGATTATGCATACGAAGATCTATGGCAACCTCGCCCCTAAACCAATACATTGATAGATTCGTAAGAATGCTGATCGACCGTGGTAGACTCAGAGATTTCAAGGTTGAGAAAGTTCTTGCAGGCGTTGAACCTGCCGGTCCATATATGGCACCATCTTATGCGGACAACATTATGGTTGTTGGTGATTCGGCAGGCCATGTGAAGCCTACCTCTGGAGGCGGAATATATTTTGGATTAAAGGCAGCAAAAATCGCAGGGGAGACAGCGATCAAATGTTTGGATAAGATGAATATGAGTAAAAGACATCTGAGAATCTACGAGGATGAGTGGGTTAGAGCCTTCGGCAGAGAGTTGAAGGTCACATTGCTTATCAGAAGAATTCTGAATAGTCTCACAGATGATGAGGTTGATAGGCTCATCAGGAAGATGTCCGAATGGGATATTAAGAGGATTATTGAGAGGTACGGAGACACCGCATACCAGTCTAGAGTTATTGGGCAAATCATCCCTCACTTCCTGAAGAGGTCCTTGGGAAATCTGGATGACATTAGCCTTCTAGCAAGAATCGTCGCAGAAGGTTTCTTGGCACTTATAACATAA